A genomic window from Xenorhabdus cabanillasii includes:
- a CDS encoding ABC transporter permease: MLLRKVPKILHQSGFICLGALTGRIFKHLQINIGQWVSSIIFPLVFWGLFSLIMSKIMFHDGFDYTQMLPASIIIQAIIFSAMANASSIAKDHQSGLYQRFKSMPVSPISIIFSRVFGDMIKGIVAIIVFTFIGWVSGMHFYSGWCSILLFTLIPLLFLITVNLGMGIIGHWLKIQEHTSAIVSMIYAPLMMISTAFAPLKSFPEWIQPIVYYSPVTSVLSVMRSALNGEFSAELYLIPLINLLVLVIIFSAFQYHILRRNLQ; this comes from the coding sequence ATGTTATTAAGAAAGGTTCCTAAGATTTTACATCAGTCAGGATTTATTTGTTTAGGTGCATTAACTGGTCGTATATTTAAACACTTACAAATAAATATCGGGCAATGGGTTAGCTCAATTATTTTTCCATTAGTCTTTTGGGGGTTATTTTCTTTAATTATGAGTAAGATCATGTTTCATGATGGATTTGATTATACTCAAATGTTACCTGCTTCTATTATTATTCAGGCTATCATATTCAGTGCCATGGCAAATGCTTCTTCGATAGCAAAAGATCACCAATCTGGCTTATATCAAAGATTTAAATCGATGCCAGTTAGCCCTATTTCTATAATATTTTCTCGGGTGTTTGGTGATATGATTAAAGGTATTGTTGCTATTATCGTGTTCACTTTTATTGGATGGGTAAGTGGTATGCATTTTTACTCAGGGTGGTGTTCAATATTGCTTTTTACTCTGATACCTCTTCTATTCCTGATCACAGTGAATCTTGGAATGGGAATTATTGGTCACTGGTTAAAGATACAGGAGCATACATCAGCTATCGTCTCTATGATATATGCTCCACTGATGATGATTTCAACTGCATTTGCCCCTCTTAAGTCTTTTCCTGAGTGGATACAACCGATAGTTTACTACTCTCCAGTAACATCTGTTTTATCTGTAATGCGGTCAGCATTAAATGGGGAATTCAGTGCAGAGTTATATCTAATACCATTGATAAATTTATTAGTGTTAGTTATTATTTTTTCTGCTTTTCAATATCATATATTGAGAAGGAATTTACAATGA